A region from the Lolium perenne isolate Kyuss_39 chromosome 4, Kyuss_2.0, whole genome shotgun sequence genome encodes:
- the LOC127291719 gene encoding cold shock protein CS66-like produces the protein MEHQGHGAGEKKGVMENIKEKLPGGHTDHQQTTGTYGQQGHTGVTGTGTHGTGEKKGVMEKLPGGHSDHQQTTGITAGTTGTGTHATDGTGEKKGIMDKIKDKLPGQH, from the coding sequence ATGGAGCACCAGGGTCACGGCGCCGGGGAGAAGAAGGGTGTCATGGAGAACATCAAGGAGAAGCTCCCCGGTGGCCACACTGACCACCAGCAGACCACTGGCACCTACGGGCAACAGGGACACACCGGAGTGACCGGCACGGGGACGCACGGCACCGGCGAGAAGAAGGGCGTCATGGAGAAGCTCCCCGGTGGCCACAGTGACCACCAGCAGACCACTGGAATCACCGCTGGAACGACTGGCACCGGGACACACGCCACCGACGGCACCGGTGAGAAGAAGGGCATcatggacaagatcaaggacaagctgCCTGGACAGCACTAA